The following are encoded together in the Strongyloides ratti genome assembly S_ratti_ED321, chromosome : 2 genome:
- a CDS encoding Xaa-Pro aminopeptidase 1 gives MSKKLQLLRNLMKNGSLTNGKIVNVYLLPRTDPHKSEYISDRYQRVKFISGFSGSNAMVLVTNSKALCWTDGRYFDQAIEEFEEGWELMKQAVPDSITPLEWIDLNIPSGSVIAFDSHLVSQETAITMKNKLEALKIELLPIEKNFVDEIWENRPEEEIKKIKLLGVEYAGEDVPSKIERLRDTIREKKCDSIILTLLDDIAWLFNIRGNDIEYNPVVFSYALITMDESYLFINKKKLPEGYEEHLKGVKIFDYEKISDILKEYHSKNKENISHKMWVPSTTNYGLSSLISEGNTYASLSPVQVLKAIKNETELNGMRQAHIRDSGAVIEFLIWLEEELKSGKTLSEKIAMNKLDSLRSTKDKFVSLSFDTISAVNEHAALPHYKMTEKSNLPLKFGDVYLVDSGGQYFDGTTDVTRTVIVGDNINNEFIDLFTQVLIGHIECAMAKFPEGIIGCRLDSFARHSLWDNGYDFGHGTGHSFGSFLNVHEGPGSISFRNPQENGQLKAGQMMTIEPGYYRTSHWGIRIENCYEIIKCNVNSGASNFLTFSPLTLVPIQKKLINKNMLSSKQVNWLNDYHSMVYDIMTSYFKRQCQEKEISWLKEACAPL, from the exons atgtctAAAAAACTTCAATTACTaagaaatttaatgaaaaatggTTCTTTAACCAATGGAAAAATTGTTAATGTTTATCTTCTCCCAAGAACTGATCCTCATAag TCTGAATATATTAGTGATCGTTATCAACGggttaaatttatttctggATTCAGTGGTTCAAATGCAATGGTTTTAGTAACTAATAGTAAAGCTTTATGTTGGACAGATGGAAGATATTTTGATCAGGCTATTGAGGAATTTGAGGAAGGATGGGAATTAATGAAACAGGCTGTTCCTGATTCTATAACACCACTAGAATGGATAGATTTAAATATTCCTAGTGGTAGTGTAATAGCTTTTGATTCACATCTTGTGTCACAGGAAACAGCAATaacaatgaaaaataaacttGAGGCATTGAAAATAGAATTATTGCCTATTGAAAAGAATTTTGTTGATGAAATTTGGGAAAATAGACCAGAAGaggaaattaaaaaaataaaactactAGGTGTAGAGTATGCTGGAGAAGATGTTCCTTCTAAAATTGAAAGATTAAGAGATACTattagagaaaaaaaatgtgattcaattattttaactcTTCTTGATGATATTGCATGGTTATTTAATATTCGTGGAAATGATATAGAATATAATCCTGTTGTTTTTTCTTATGCTTTAATAACAATGGATGaatcttatttatttattaataaaaaaaaattaccagAAGGATATGAAGAACATTTAAAGggtgttaaaatttttgattatgaaaaaatttctgatattttaaaagaatatcatagtaaaaataaagaaaatatatcaCATAAAATGTGGGTTCCATCAACAACAAATTATGGATTATCTTCATTGATTTCTGAGGGAAATACTTATGCTTCTCTATCACCTGTTCAAGTTTTGAAGGCAATAAAAAATGAGACAGAACTTAATGGTATGAGGCAAGCACACATCCGTGATAGTGGTGCTGTAATTGAATTTTTGATATGGCTTGAGGAAGAATTAAAAAGTGGAAAAACTCTTAGTGAAAAAATTGCAATGAATAAGTTAGATTCATTAAGATCaacaaaagataaatttgTTTCTTTATCCTTTGATACTATATCAGCTGTCAATGAACATGCTGCATTACCACATTATAAAATGACTGAAAAATCAAATCTTCCATTAAAATTTGGTGATGTTTATCTTGTTGATTCAGGTGGTCAATATTTTGATGGAACTACTGATGTCACAAGAACAGTAATTGTTGGagataatattaacaatGAATTTATTGATCTATTTACACAAGTTCTTATTGGACATATTGAATGTGCAATGGCTAAATTTCCTGAAGGAATTATAGGTTGCCGTTTAGATTCATTTGCCAGACATTCTCTCTGGGATAATGGTTATGATTTTGGTCATGGAACTGGTCATTCATTTGgatcatttttaaatgttcatGAAGGTCCAGGTTCTATAAGTTTTAGAAATCCTCAGGAAAATGGTCAATTGAAGGCTGGGCAAATGATGACAATAGAACCGGGTTACTATAGAACTTCACATTGGGGAATTAGAATTGAAAATTgttatgaaataataaaatgtaatgtAAATAGTGGTGCATCAaactttttaacattttcacCATTAACGCTCGTACCAAtacaaaagaaattaataaataagaatATGTTATCAAGTAAACAg gtaaATTGGCTCAATGATTATCATTCTATGGTTTATGATATAATGACAAGTTACTTTAAAAGACAATGTCAGGAGAAAGAAATTTCATGGCTTAAGGAAGCTTGTGCtcctttataa
- a CDS encoding DOMINA protein produces MTSYICKNQFRISNSSTSSLFSAATSPSIYGSDFSPNMEQQQQQRNRDYLSTPDSAISLNDNLSISPKVEYDMFSQSNEALPSNNSSSNNFYHQQQSPYDYPDYHSSGSVTSHMNISATKEYLNNVIGSNLHDPYCLPHPPQSSNPLVQLESFTKEALSNVIPFPKTNISLQNDYSTTGKSASGFIKPPCSYPCLIAIALNNAVTNRLNVSELYEFIQYYFPFFQRAPEGWKNSVRHNLSTNGWFNKVDEGRSGYAGRRSFLWGFTNPGVKDKAMSDVKKQVVKKYKDMCDSIICSGLLEPLLNGERSFYPNSCHQSPFIGCNGTGINGYIKRDSDYSCDRDRGYHSQPNFSTGSPLVGNQKVSRKRSHRMIQSNSCVESNSPYGNDSTSYQPEVKKEYDGNRSYSSNTSNDSNRLLSQSIPNYMIQYNFPFNGDGSQGQFNLYRQQFPPIYSVASGVDYSYNLPKYQPIPAQNGVDYYSTTSTTRSENYPPVVDNCCKKEAKDLVNNTSITSGSSSSTISTSGQGTAHHDISTGSWNQNQSSPSPSTPHHQSTESLEKTPTKSEPYIDEVLNEFFIPTHSISL; encoded by the coding sequence atGACTAGTTACATTTGTAAAAATCAATTTCGAATCTCAAATTCTTCAACTTCTTCTTTATTCTCCGCTGCTACCTCACCTAGTATTTACGGTAGCGATTTTTCACCAAACATggaacaacaacaacaacaaagAAATAGAGATTATCTTTCTACACCGGATAGTGCCATatcattaaatgataatttatctATTTCACCTAAAGTTGAATATGATATGTTTTCTCAAAGTAATGAAGCACTACCATCTAATAATAGTTCCAGTAATAATTTCTATCATCAACAACAATCACCTTATGACTATCCAGATTACCATTCAAGTGGTAGTGTTACAAGTCATATGAACATCTCTGCAACAAAGGAATATCTTAATAATGTAATTGGTTCCAATCTTCATGATCCATATTGTCTTCCACATCCACCACAATCGTCCAATCCATTGGTTCAATTGGAATCATTTACAAAAGAGGCTTTGTCAAATGTAATACCTTTTccaaaaacaaatatttctttacaAAATGATTATTCTACTACTGGTAAATCAGCATCAGGATTCATTAAACCACCATGTTCCTATCCATGTTTAATAGCTATAGCACTCAATAATGCTGTAACAAATAGATTAAATGTTTCGGAATTGTATGAATTTATCCAGTATTACTTTCCTTTCTTTCAAAGAGCTCCAGAAGGATGGAAAAATTCTGTTCGTCACAACTTATCAACAAATGGATGGTTCAATAAAGTCGATGAAGGTAGATCAGGATATGCTGGCAGAAGATCTTTTTTATGGGGTTTTACTAATCCAGGAGTCAAAGACAAAGCTATGAGTGATGTTAAGAAACAAGttgttaaaaagtataaGGATATGTGTGATAGTATTATTTGCTCTGGACTTTTGGAACCTTTGTTAAATGGTGAAAGAAGTTTTTATCCTAATAGTTGTCACCAAAGTCCTTTTATTGGTTGTAATGGTACTGGTATCAAtggatatattaaaagagaTTCTGACTATTCTTGTGATAGAGATCGCGGTTACCATTCTCAACCTAATTTTTCTACTGGATCGCCACTTGTTGGAAATCAAAAAGTATCGAGAAAACGTTCACATAGAATGATACAATCTAATTCTTGTGTAGAATCTAACTCTCCTTATGGTAATGATTCAACATCATATCAACCTgaagttaaaaaagaatatgatGGGAATAGGAGTTATTCATCTAATACAAGTAATGATTCCAATCGGCTATTAAGTCAAAGTATTCCAAATTATATGattcaatataattttcCATTTAATGGAGATGGATCTCAGGGgcaatttaatttatatagaCAACAGTTTCCTCCAATATATTCTGTTGCTTCTGGAGTAGATTACTCATATAATTTACCAAAATACCAACCAATTCCTGCTCAAAATGGTGTCGATTACTATTCAACAACTTCTACAACAAGGTCTGAAAATTATCCACCTGTGGTTGATAATTGTTGTAAAAAAGAGGCAAAAGATTTAGTTAATAATACTTCTATAACATCAGGATCGTCCTCTTCAACAATATCCACTAGTGGCCAAGGAACAGCACACCATGATATATCAACCGGTTCATGGAACCAAAATCAATCTTCGCCATCGCCTTCAACTCCACATCATCAATCAACCGAGTCATTAGAAAAAACACCAACGAAATCTGAACCTTATATTGATGAAGTTTTgaatgaattttttattccaACTCATTCAATATCTctttaa
- a CDS encoding Major facilitator superfamily and Major facilitator superfamily domain, general substrate transporter-containing protein, with translation MSNENGEPENPNSIVVVGSENNSSEKGNSNDNKKEKIKGGLVNKMFPGKKRYVILCVSIIGLSSLFSNIFTIGFGLRCMTEEFFHYEEFNVSLGLDIFEKIDFNSVDIDNLPKINLSLPTITTTQASFFPDFKFEIKTPSVGFNKETFKLMTDHPEVFQKILKTIVVEGSKLAVDMTAKALDPRKIDWSNLANGFNLTNFDPSVVRQFKDYVSKHIDSLRQFQKDANITYLRPPKIEDITIDKVNWRGDVNGRIKIIDKLPSFIFSEYEKHLILGSVGLGVLLFFYPISILLKKLGVRKTVTLCCLLSAFFIALFPIMARINIIGIIIIQILLGGCFSCTFPSLALITESWATLSERNLFYPLLTLCFPLGAFTAYPFGGLFCSTTFGYEIMFGSSSILTLITTIYFWVTYRNSPGESTLITVTEQRLIENGKPIDGRRKHNKEKIPAKEIINDWQTLTLIISIITTFAIYNLIFNVTPNYLFTGDGNCNILTSLVYSLIALTIYICSMYTFNKPELIGKDLEPTKRIKILLLFTFIIIGLIIIFISIDFIVIDSVKIILMFIIGICISFNGSTFLRCITEISRQYLYFVSVLLQFGSGIGLIIVEILFFIVGDINYLYLVVGILTIITGTIGYLKLIYEPAHFTKVENTRLPKGDSELSKAIIKSEIEDTV, from the exons ATGAGTAATGAAAATGGTGAACCTGAGAATCCTAATTCAATTGTTGTTGTAGGAAGTGAAAACAATTCTAGTGAAAAAGGAAACTCTAACgataacaaaaaagaaaaaattaaaggtggtttggtaaataaaatgtttcctggaaaaaaaagatatgttATATTATGTGTATCTATCATTGGATTGTCTTCACTTTtctcaaatatttttacaattggTTTTGGACTTCGTTGTATGACAGAagaattttttcattatgaAGAATTTAATGTTTCATTAGGTTTAG atatcTTTGAAAAGATTGATTTTAATTCAGTTGATATAGATAATTTACCAAAAATTAATCTTTCATTACCAACAATAACAACTACACAAGCTAGTTTTTTTCCtgattttaaatttgaaattaaaacACCATCTGTTGGATTTAATAAAGAAACTTTTAAACTTATGACTGATCATCCAGaagtttttcaaaaaatattaaaaactattGTTGTTGAGGGATCAAAATTGGCTGTTGACATGACTGCTAAAGCACTAGATCCAAGAAAAATTGACTGGAGTAATTTAGCTAATGgttttaatttaactaatTTTGATCCAAGTGTTGTAAGACAATTTAAAGATTATGTATCAAAACATATTGATTCATTAAGACAATTTCAAAAAGATGCTAATATTACATATTTAAGACCACCAAAGATTGAAGATATTACTATTGATAAAGTTAACTGGAGAGGAGATGTTAATGgaagaattaaaattattgataaacttccttcatttattttttcagaATATGAAAAACATCTTATACTTGGTTCTGTTGGTCTTggtgttttattatttttttatccaatatctatattattaaaaaaactcgGTGTCCGAAAAACAGTAACATTATGTTGTTTATTATCAGCTTTCTTTATTGCTTTATTTCCAATAATGGCtagaataaatataattggtataataataattcaaatattattaggAGGTTGCTTTTCATGTACATTTCCATCATTGGCACTTATTACAGAATCTTGGGCAACACTTTCAGAaagaaatcttttttatcCCCTTTTAACATTATGTTTTCCATTAGGAGCTTTTACAGCATATCCATTTGGAGGTTTATTTTGTTCAACAACTTTTGGTTATGAAATAATGTTTGGATCATCAAgtatattaacattaataacAACAATCTATTTCTGGGTAACATATAGAAATTCTCCTGGTGAATCAACATTAATAACAGTAACAGAACAAAGATTAATTGAAAATGGAAAACCAATTGATGGTAGAAGAAAacataataaagaaaaaataccAGCTAAAGAGATAATTAATGATTGGCAAacattaacattaataatatcaataataacAACTTTTGccatttataatttaatatttaatgttacaCCAAATTATCTATTTACAGGTGATGgaaattgtaatatattaacaaGTTTGGTATATTCTTTAATTGcattaacaatatatatttgttctATGTATACTTTTAACAAACCAGAACTTATAGGAAAAGATTTGGAACCaacaaaaagaataaaaatattattattatttacctttattattattggtttgataataattttcatatcaATTGATTTCATAGTCATTGATTcagttaaaattattttaatgtttatcaTAGGAATTtgtatatcttttaatgGATCAACATTTTTAAGATGTATAACAGAAATATCAAGacaatatctttattttgtttCTGTATTATTACAATTTGGTAGTGGTATAGGATTAATTATTGTTGAAATTCTTTTCTTTATTGTTGGggatataaattatttatatttggtTGTTGgtattttaactattattaCTGGAACCATTGGGTATCTTAAATTGATTTATGAACCTGCACATTTTACTAAAGTTGAAAATACAAGATTACCAAAAGGAGATTCAGAATTGTCTAAAGCTATCATTAAGAGTGAAATTGAAGACACAGTGTAA
- a CDS encoding S phase cyclin A-associated protein in the endoplasmic reticulum, which produces MDKNKDNEINPSQWTFHVESVRTSIDRVYQLCHQKLHVLGCKEMLFYLTNSIKDFQSLIEMIELEKNFDTNCHPISIAWELRVPGAFVDDDKKSSNNDQSKKININNIKNNDVEDWQIVERKKKSKTILNPRCVMDIPQTKKSMAKIAHAKQMQWEEHKKFLEEKSITKKRLDKKNSLKNKKKNKIEVVVEEVEEEEYMDEEWKALTEEEESLAQEEESLKKEIEDEELTSNHDSVSNQFMDLKSCVDKWSSETQRYAEDLWKEIVQKNVNFGYRKVGEILQKHEKFSSPIRKKPNDYEERLARAEEVRIQILEDKCRRIRQLFDKVARVRQKRLEIIEKKRTHLERKMQKAEQNRKKIYEDAILKNWEEENYLRSMIFERAAETALRDIQLKKEAQVLQERLNNLKEERLKKCEEKAAKEAAAKERLKQTEDEKKAKLALKIAKMEVIVEQKKAKEKEKSNMIHNKNIEKNKRKDQKIESYNTERGELMEKIIEKQKNSTIRYEKGLDQVRKKANELGVLKNTDTFISLSQFTHLPSFNEYSSDKIKKCTICDIILSSDINVISHCIDEVHMTKTKNIYENLSENMIKQFLENNIITLDKESPRRHCHINQNNDLLTLSSNNIKNKKKEIKIKKKLLQKAKIDEETLINNIYIEEGVTSKSYPTTYTKYINIIKKMETDLSKYNFENCRNLSNSEISTIQKSLYYVGGGKTNEQGNDNDIVNYLINNTNIELYLKLYIYFIYMKDARIEKLIFRLQQILLQLSNKCQLFNLLIFYGTSFINMIDGIIYNINNSSNISKKFLESQLSLLTIVVEKIKNITTNRYGLQNYEDKLSIYIDYLNTINFFKLLSQKQLTFAINSIASFYLILLKQVQFIKNFDSNYLKEYLESGFFSFLIDGCLENIYSGTFDENNKKILDIFINIFICCNNQANVTFFKKIIRKKSEIPVKITYIFTKSLQLLVKYSDPETMKNLLYSILLFSKISQKTKTLCYLGWSQSIAYHLTFLPFEYFIKWRYRIYLLSTLISICYQSPNATMIVKNEIDIQWLVKFLEDVKDSKTDSDVVNSMIPKSSWEKILLYFREM; this is translated from the exons ATGGATAAAAATAAggataatgaaataaatccAAGTCAATGGACATTTCATGTTGAATCAGTTAGAACAAGTATTGATAGAGTCTACCAATTATGCCATCAAAAATTACATGTTCTTGGATGTAAA gaaatgttattttatctaaCAAATTCTATAAAAGATTTTCAATCGTTGATTGAAATGAtagaattagaaaaaaattttgatacaAATTGTCACCCAATATCTATAGCATGGGAATTAAGAGTACCAGGAGCTTTTGTtgatgatgataaaaaatcatcaaataatgatcaatctaaaaaaataaatattaataatattaaaaataatgatgttGAGGATTGGCAAATagttgaaagaaaaaaaaaatcaaaaacaaTTCTGAATCCACGATGTGTTATGGATATTCCACAGACAAAAAAATCAATGGCAAAAATAGCTCATGCTAAACAGATGCAATGGGAAgaacataaaaaatttttagaagaaaaaagtataactaaaaaaagattagataaaaaaaatagtttaaaaaataagaaaaaaaataaaattgaggTTGTTGTTGAGGAAGTGGAAGAAGAAGAATATATGGATGAGGAATGGAAAGCTTTAACTGAGGAGGAAGAATCTTTAGCACAAGAAGaagaaagtttaaaaaaagagatTGAAGATGAAGAATTAACAAGTAATCATGATAGTGTTTCTAATCAATTTATGGATTTAAAAAGTTGTGTAGATAAATGGAGTAGTGAAACACAAAGATATGCTGAAGATTTATGGAAAGAAATTGtccaaaaaaatgttaattttggATATAGAAAAGTTGGAGAAATTCTACAAAAACATGAGAAATTTTCTTCACCAATTAGAAAAAAACCTAATGATTATGAGGAAAGATTAGCTAGAGCTGAAGAAGTTAGAATTCAAATTCTTGAAGATAAATGTAGAAGAATAAGacaattatttgataaagtaGCCAGAGTACGACAAAAAAGATTAGAAATAATAGAAAAGAAACGTACACATTTGGAGAGAAAAATGCAAAAAGCAGAACAAaataggaaaaaaatttatgaagatgctatattaaaaaattgggAGGAAGAAAATTATCTTAGAAGTATGATTTTTGAAAGAGCAGCTGAGACTGCCTTAAGAgatattcaattaaaaaaagaagcaCAAGTATTACAAGAAAGATTAAATAACTTAAAAGaagaaagattaaaaaaatgtgagGAAAAAGCTGCAAAAGAAGCTGCAGCAAAAGAAAGATTAAAGCAAACagaagatgaaaaaaaagctAAATTGGCTTTAAAAATAGCTAAAATGGAAGTAATAgttgaacaaaaaaaagcTAAAGAAAAGGAAAAGTCAAATATgattcataataaaaatattgaaaaaaataaaagaaaagatcAAAAGATAGAATCATATAATACAGAGAGAGGTGAACTTatggaaaaaataattgaaaaacaaaaaaatagtaCAATTAGATATGAAAAAGGTCTTGATCAAGTTAGAAAAAAAGCTAATGAATTAGGAGTTTTAAAGAATACTGATACTTTCATATCATTATCCCAATTTACCCACCTTCCATCATTTAATGAATATAGTAgtgataagataaaaaaatgtacaatatgtgatattattttatcttctGATATAAATGTTATCTCACATTGTATTGATGAAGTTCATATGacaaaaactaaaaatatatatgaaaatttatctgaaaatatgattaaacaattcttagaaaataatattataactttAGATAAGGAATCGCCACGTAGACATTGTCATATCAACCAAAATAACGACTTACTAACTTTGTCatctaataatataaaaaataaaaaaaaagaaataaagataaagaaaaaattattacaaaaagcAAAAATCGATGAAGAGACATTAAttaataacatatatattgAAGAAGGGGTTACTTCAAAAAGTTATCCAACAacatatacaaaatatattaatataataaaaaaaatggaaacagacttatctaaatataattttgaaaattgtaGAAATTTATCAAACTCTGAAATATCAACAATTCAAAAATCACTTTATTATGTTGGTGGAGGTAAAACTAATGAACAGGGTAATGATAATGATATTGTCAATTACTTAATCAATAATACTAATATAGAATTATACttgaaattatatatttacttcATTTATATGAAAGATGCAagaatagaaaaattaatttttagacTTCAACAAATTCTTCTTCAATTAAGTAATAAATGTCAACTATTTAATCTCCTTATTTTTTATGGAACTTCTTTTATCAACATGATTGATggtataatttataatattaataattctagtaatatttcaaaaaaatttcttgaaTCACAATTATCATTGCTTACTATTGTTGtggaaaaaattaaaaatattaccacTAATAGATATGGGTTACAAAATTACGAGgataaattatcaatttatattgattatttaaatacaatcaacttttttaaattattatcacaAAAGCAATTAACTTTTGCCATCAACTCAATTgcttcattttatttaattttacttaaacaggtacaatttataaaaaattttgactctaattatttaaaagaataccTTGAGTCAggatttttttcttttcttattGATGGATGccttgaaaatatttattcaggaacatttgatgaaaataataagaagattttagatattttcataaatatttttatttgttgtaATAATCAGGCAaatgttactttttttaag aaaattatacGCAAAAAATCAGAAATCCCAGTTAAAATAACTTACATATTTACAAAATCACTCCAATTACTGGTAAAATATTCTGATCCAGAAACAatgaaaaatcttttatattccatattattattttcaaaaatttcaCAAAAGACAAAAACTTTATGTTATTTAGGATGGTCACAGTCAATTGCCTATCATTTAACTTTTCTAccatttgaatattttatcaaatggAGGTATAGAATTTATCTTTTGTCAACACTGATCTCAATATGTTATCAATCACCAAATGCTACTATGattgttaaaaatgaaattgataTTCAATGgcttgttaaatttttagaagaTGTTAAGGATTCTAAAACTGATTCTGATGTTGTTAATTCTATGATACCTAAATCTTCCTgggaaaaaatattactttattttagggagatgtaa
- a CDS encoding Pseudouridine-5'-monophosphatase has protein sequence MLYRPKITHAIFDLDGTLLDSEVIYTKANIATLEKHGVDGKLFTVSVKFGMAGKKQQEAIKYLLQKLQIDDKITVEEYKKTYDIALEELLPSAKLFPGAIEIVEYFKKNSIPLAICTGSNEWEFNLKTKNHQDLIKHFDVIVLCGSDPDVKFGKPHPDAFIVTMNRFSTIPESPMNCIVFEDAPNGVFAAVSARCQVVMIPEYEDSQIEDAKKKATIVLKSLFEFNPEEFMLPPK, from the coding sequence atgcTTTATCGACCAAAAATTACACATGCTATTTTTGACTTAGATGGTACATTATTAGATTCTGAAGTAATTTATACTAAAGCCAATATTGCAACATTAGAAAAACACGGTGTTGACGGGAAATTATTTACTGTATCTGTTAAATTTGGTATGGCTGGAAAAAAACAACAAGAAGcaataaaatatctattacaaaaattacaaattgatgataaaataaCAGTCGAAGAATACAAGAAAACCTATGATATTGCTTTAGAAGAATTATTACCAAGTGCCAAATTATTTCCTGGAGCTATTGAGATagtagaatattttaaaaaaaattctattcCATTGGCTATATGCACAGGATCCAATGAATGggaatttaatttaaagacAAAAAATCACCAAGATCTCATTAAACATTTTGATGTTATTGTTTTATGTGGTAGTGATCCCGATGTAAAGTTTGGAAAACCACATCCTGATGCTTTTATTGTTACAATGAATAGATTTTCTACTATTCCAGAATCTCCAATGAATTGTATTGTTTTTGAAGATGCACCTAATGGTGTTTTTGCTGCTGTCTCAGCTAGATGTCAAGTTGTTATGATTCCTGAATATGAAGATAGTCAAATTGAAGATGCAAAAAAGAAAGCTACTATAGTTCTTAAAAGCTTATTTGAATTTAATCCGGAAGAATTTATGTTACCACCAAAATAA
- a CDS encoding Bckdha protein, with amino-acid sequence MVLLLKKFQGLSNAIRRASSSDAFKLTEFSEKYLGYRKAEFTEKMTFLDSTKDKAIPIYRITNSEGKFTDPSQDPKFSKEEALKMYKSMTLLNTMDKILYDSQRQGRISFYMTSFGEEANHVGSAAALQPEDLVYGQYRETGVLLYRGFSVQQCMHQCYGNEKDIGKGKQMPVHYGSKDINFVTISSPLTTQLPQAVGSAYAFKREKSGKVVCVYFGDGAASEGDAHAAFNFAATLKCPIIFFCRNNGYAISTPTDEQYAGDGIAGKGPGYGLHTIRVDGNDLFAVYNAMKEARNLALENKPVLIEAMTYRIGHHSTSDDSTAYRTQDEINQWMEKDNTINRFYQYLISNNYWSEEEDKKWIKDARKEVLTAFNNAEKVKKAHPNDMFNDVYHELPDHIKKQMDEMNEHLKNYGQHYPLDQHSPSK; translated from the coding sequence atggttttattattaaaaaaatttcaaggTTTGTCAAATGCTATTAGAAGAGCATCTTCTTCAGAtgcttttaaattaacaGAATTTtctgaaaaatatttaggaTACCGAAAAGCTGAGTTTACTGAAAAAATGACATTTCTTGATTCAACAAAAGACAAAGCTATACCAATATATAGAATTACAAATTCTGAAGGAAAATTTACTGATCCTTCACAAGATccaaaattttcaaaagaagaagctttaaaaatgtataagtcaatgacattattaaatacaatggataaaattttatatgattcACAAAGACAGGGAcgtatatcattttatatgaCAAGTTTTGGAGAAGAAGCAAATCATGTGGGATCTGCTGCAGCTCTTCAACCAGAAGATCTTGTTTATGGACAATATCGTGAAACTGGTGTTCTTTTATATAGAGGTTTTTCAGTTCAACAATGTATGCATCAATGTTATGGtaatgaaaaagatattGGTAAAGGAAAACAAATGCCTGTTCATTATGGATCaaaagatattaattttgttacaATTTCTAGTCCATTAACAACACAATTGCCACAAGCTGTTGGTAGTGCTTATGCCTTTAAAAGAGAAAAATCTGGAAAAGTTGTTTGTGTATATTTTGGTGATGGAGCTGCTTCAGAAGGTGATGCTCATGCTGCTTTTAATTTTGCTGCAACTCTTAAATGTcctattattttcttttgcCGTAATAATGGTTATGCTATTTCTACTCCAACAGATGAACAGTATGCCGGTGATGGTATTGCGGGTAAAGGTCCTGGATATGGATTACATACAATTCGTGTTGATGGAAATGATTTATTTGCCGTTTATAATGCAATGAAAGAAGCTAGAAATTTAGCTTTAGAAAATAAACCAGTTCTTATTGAAGCTATGACATATCGAATTGGCCATCATTCTACTTCGGATGATTCAACTGCTTATAGAACACAAGATGAAATTAATCAATGGATGGAAAAAGATAATACTATAAATagattttatcaatatttaatttcaaataattattggAGTGAAGAAGAAGATAAGAAATGGATTAAAGATGCTCGTAAAGAAGTTTTGACTGCTTTTAATAATGctgaaaaagttaaaaaagcTCATCCTAATGATATGTTTAATGATGTTTATCATGAGTTACCAGATCATATTAAAAAGCAAATGGATGAGATGAatgaacatttaaaaaattatgggCAACATTATCCACTTGATCAACATTCACCtagtaaataa